One Desulfatitalea tepidiphila genomic region harbors:
- a CDS encoding phage integrase N-terminal SAM-like domain-containing protein, translating to MSFDDFCNYLKTIKTVPQKHLPFYLRWTREFVMFCKSRPDLISLEKQIDPFLNRMAKHHEQWQVDQAGQAVRLYCYFIKRIEAKPVKGGAMPIDDWKLAGEKMVRILRLKQRSYRTEQTYMKWLRDFYLFVKPELPARLSDSHIIDFLSYLSVDRHVAKSTQNQAFNAILFFYRHILEKEIGSIHNAVRSKRGARLPTVLSRDEVSLLFDKLYGTTLLMAKIIYGGGLRRDECVRLRVQDLDFERNTLTIRAAKGDKDRQTLFPECLADEVRMHLKRIRAIYEGDRKADVAGVHLPGALDRKYPGAAKEWIWFRVTTHTLRHSFATHLLEDGYDIRTIQQLLGHADLNTTMIYTHVARKNALGVRSPLDSQAT from the coding sequence ATGTCTTTCGACGATTTTTGCAACTACTTGAAAACGATCAAAACCGTCCCTCAAAAGCACCTGCCCTTTTATCTGAGATGGACCAGGGAGTTCGTGATGTTCTGCAAAAGCAGGCCGGATCTTATCTCCCTTGAAAAACAAATTGATCCCTTTCTGAACCGGATGGCCAAACACCATGAACAATGGCAAGTCGATCAGGCCGGACAGGCAGTCCGTTTGTATTGCTATTTCATCAAAAGAATCGAAGCAAAGCCGGTCAAAGGCGGTGCCATGCCTATTGACGACTGGAAATTGGCCGGCGAAAAAATGGTGCGGATTCTCAGGCTTAAACAAAGATCATATCGCACCGAGCAAACCTACATGAAATGGTTGCGCGATTTTTATTTATTCGTGAAGCCGGAGCTGCCTGCGCGTTTGTCCGATTCCCATATTATCGACTTCCTCTCATATCTGTCGGTAGATCGACATGTCGCCAAATCCACCCAAAATCAGGCATTCAATGCAATTTTATTCTTTTATCGTCACATCCTTGAAAAAGAAATCGGCTCTATTCATAATGCGGTAAGATCTAAACGGGGTGCACGCCTGCCAACGGTCCTATCCCGCGATGAAGTTTCGCTGCTCTTTGACAAACTATATGGTACGACCCTCCTTATGGCCAAAATCATTTATGGCGGCGGACTGCGCCGGGATGAATGCGTTCGCTTGAGGGTCCAGGACCTGGATTTCGAGCGGAATACGCTCACAATCCGTGCCGCCAAAGGCGACAAGGACCGACAAACGCTTTTTCCGGAATGTCTTGCGGATGAGGTTAGGATGCATCTCAAAAGGATACGAGCAATTTATGAGGGCGACCGAAAAGCAGATGTCGCCGGTGTCCATCTGCCTGGCGCTCTGGATAGAAAGTACCCCGGGGCCGCCAAGGAGTGGATCTGGTTTAGGGTGACCACCCACACGCTGAGACACTCTTTTGCTACCCATCTGCTTGAGGACGGCTATGATATCCGGACGATACAGCAACTTTTGGGTCATGCCGATTTGAACACCACGATGATCTATACCCATGTGGCCCGAAAAAATGCCCTTGGCGTTCGAAGCCCGCTGGACAGTCAGGCCACCTGA
- the sugE gene encoding quaternary ammonium compound efflux SMR transporter SugE: MSWVILFIAGLLEIGWAIGLKYTDGFTKPWPAFGTVISLVASFLLLGLALKTLPVGTAYAIWVGIGSVGTALLGILLFGESTDVLKLVSLGLICAGIVGLKLAHA, from the coding sequence ATGAGTTGGGTAATTTTGTTTATAGCTGGCCTTTTGGAGATTGGTTGGGCCATTGGATTAAAATATACAGATGGGTTTACGAAACCATGGCCTGCTTTTGGCACGGTGATTTCACTGGTGGCAAGTTTTCTCTTGCTAGGCTTGGCTTTGAAAACGTTGCCCGTCGGTACAGCCTATGCGATATGGGTTGGTATTGGTTCTGTAGGTACGGCACTTCTAGGCATTTTATTGTTCGGCGAGTCAACGGACGTTCTTAAGCTAGTAAGTTTAGGGCTGATCTGTGCGGGTATTGTTGGCCTCAAACTGGCCCATGCCTAA
- a CDS encoding low molecular weight protein tyrosine phosphatase family protein: MKHVLFLCSQNKLRSPTAEAIFSGADGFEVRSAGLNNDAVVPTSPELIEWADYIFVMEKPHRNKLRKKYRKFINKQRVICLDIPDEFEYMDEGLIKLLKQRIGVFFQNP, translated from the coding sequence ATGAAACATGTTTTGTTCTTATGCAGTCAAAACAAGTTAAGAAGTCCCACTGCGGAAGCAATTTTCTCTGGAGCTGATGGTTTCGAAGTGAGGTCAGCCGGTTTGAATAATGATGCTGTTGTTCCAACATCTCCGGAACTTATAGAATGGGCCGACTATATTTTTGTAATGGAGAAACCACATAGAAACAAGTTGCGGAAAAAGTACCGTAAATTTATCAACAAACAAAGGGTGATCTGTCTGGATATCCCTGATGAGTTTGAGTATATGGATGAAGGGCTCATAAAGCTATTAAAGCAGCGCATAGGCGTATTTTTTCAGAATCCATAG